Proteins encoded by one window of Clostridium perfringens:
- a CDS encoding ribosomal maturation YjgA family protein, with translation MKINKRYLVAFLILLIIEIFIALFVHDNFIRPYIGDVLVVIVIYTFIRGIIGRKIKNLPIYIFLFGILVEVLQYFKIVEILHLQNSRFFTILIGTSFDVKDIICYFVGTLILIFWEVINKE, from the coding sequence ATGAAAATAAATAAAAGATATTTAGTTGCCTTTTTAATCTTATTAATTATTGAGATTTTTATTGCGCTATTTGTACATGATAATTTTATTAGACCTTATATAGGTGATGTTTTAGTTGTAATAGTTATATACACATTTATAAGAGGAATAATTGGAAGAAAAATAAAAAATTTACCCATATATATTTTTTTATTTGGTATTTTAGTTGAGGTTTTACAATACTTTAAAATAGTTGAGATATTACATCTTCAAAATAGTAGATTTTTTACAATACTCATAGGTACATCCTTTGATGTAAAAGATATTATATGCTATTTTGTAGGAACTTTAATTTTAATCTTTTGGGAAGTTATTAATAAAGAGTAA
- the pepT gene encoding peptidase T, translating to MKKVHERFLEYVKVDTKSDETTRVTPSTKGQLELGKILAEELKEIGVDEVRISDKGYVYACLKSNCDKDIPKIGFISHMDTAPDMSGKNVNPKIVENYDGKDIELGNGYTLSPSFSPELPMYKGQTLITTDGTTLLGADDKAGVAEIVTAIEYLINHPEIKHGDIKIGFTPDEEIGEGADHFDVEGFGADFAYTLDGGRIGELEYENFNAASAKVEIVGKNVHPGSAKGKMINSILVAHEFVSMLPLDEVPEKTEGYEGFSFLLDIQGEVEKTSLSFIIRDFDKEGFKNRKERFNEIAKELNKKYGEGTVTVTLKDQYMNMKEMIEPRMHIVETAEKAMKQCGIEPIKNPIRGGTDGARLSFMGLPTPNLFTGGENFHGRYEYISINSMEKAVEVILNIIKIYAEK from the coding sequence ATGAAGAAAGTTCATGAAAGGTTTTTAGAATATGTAAAAGTAGATACTAAATCAGATGAGACAACAAGGGTTACTCCTAGTACAAAAGGTCAATTAGAATTAGGAAAAATCCTTGCAGAGGAATTAAAGGAAATCGGAGTAGATGAAGTAAGAATAAGTGATAAAGGATATGTATATGCTTGTTTAAAGAGTAATTGTGATAAGGATATTCCGAAAATAGGATTTATTTCACATATGGATACTGCACCAGATATGAGTGGAAAAAATGTTAATCCTAAAATTGTTGAAAATTATGATGGTAAAGATATTGAACTTGGAAATGGATATACATTATCACCAAGTTTTTCACCAGAACTTCCAATGTATAAAGGTCAAACTTTAATAACTACTGATGGAACTACTCTTTTAGGTGCTGATGATAAGGCTGGGGTAGCAGAAATAGTAACAGCTATTGAATACTTAATAAATCATCCAGAAATAAAACATGGTGATATTAAAATAGGATTTACTCCAGATGAAGAAATTGGAGAAGGAGCAGATCACTTTGATGTTGAAGGCTTTGGAGCAGATTTTGCTTACACATTAGATGGTGGAAGAATAGGTGAATTAGAATATGAAAACTTTAATGCTGCAAGTGCTAAAGTTGAAATAGTAGGTAAAAATGTTCACCCAGGAAGTGCTAAAGGAAAAATGATTAACTCTATTTTAGTTGCTCATGAATTTGTTTCTATGCTTCCTTTAGATGAAGTTCCAGAAAAAACAGAAGGATATGAAGGTTTCTCATTCTTATTAGATATACAAGGTGAAGTAGAAAAAACTTCATTATCATTTATAATAAGAGATTTTGATAAAGAAGGCTTTAAAAATAGAAAAGAAAGATTTAATGAAATAGCTAAAGAGTTAAATAAAAAGTATGGAGAAGGTACTGTTACAGTAACTTTAAAAGATCAATACATGAACATGAAGGAAATGATAGAACCTAGAATGCATATTGTAGAAACTGCTGAAAAAGCAATGAAACAATGTGGAATTGAGCCAATCAAAAATCCTATAAGAGGAGGTACTGATGGGGCAAGATTATCATTTATGGGACTACCAACACCAAATCTATTTACTGGCGGAGAAAACTTCCATGGAAGATATGAATATATATCAATAAATTCAATGGAAAAAGCTGTTGAAGTAATACTAAACATAATAAAAATTTATGCTGAAAAATAA
- a CDS encoding nucleoside deaminase: protein MLSLALEEAEKAREKGEVPVGAVIVKNGEIIARAHNLKETLKDPTAHAEMLAIREACNKLNNWRLHGCEMYVTLEPCPMCAGAILQSRLSKIYIGTFDDTTGAAGSVVNILQNHNLNYFLEVVWENDEKCSKILTKFFKDRRG from the coding sequence GTGCTTAGTTTAGCTTTGGAAGAGGCAGAAAAAGCAAGAGAAAAGGGAGAAGTTCCTGTAGGCGCTGTAATAGTAAAGAATGGAGAAATAATTGCAAGGGCTCATAATTTAAAGGAGACCTTAAAAGATCCAACAGCCCATGCAGAAATGCTTGCCATAAGAGAAGCTTGTAATAAACTAAATAATTGGAGACTTCATGGTTGCGAGATGTATGTTACTTTAGAGCCTTGTCCTATGTGTGCTGGAGCTATTCTTCAAAGTAGACTTTCAAAGATTTATATTGGTACCTTTGATGATACAACAGGAGCGGCTGGTTCTGTTGTTAATATTCTTCAAAATCATAATCTAAATTATTTTCTTGAAGTAGTTTGGGAGAATGATGAAAAATGTAGTAAAATATTAACAAAATTTTTCAAAGATAGACGAGGGTAA
- a CDS encoding Card1-like endonuclease domain-containing protein: MNYDFIITILDEHNESSILLAEKLKPKEIIYLYKKDEELKVLNSLRQFYLNKFPNCNFSDEKLGKDTISSIEEIIKRMKSKNTAICLNQGDKKDILIMYTLTLKHNIDGFFLDIPKEELLKLNLESVQCEKCNFVDLDVEDIIDSIGASIVVDSTEISEINVIETMTNYIADNLNLWKKYKIRLSDNSVFIHDESNPRIIKIDKELLSREEVMLLDKILNFLEKNGQIKVKELEQCLKVTFQNEFIKGFIFKSGTWLEVLTKNIIEEIKSIDDIKSGLLFLWNDKESRVKNELDVVAIKDSVLICVSCKDSKKYDEVALNELNVYSEQLGGENVIKILVATHPPIKSSISKRAKEMGINLVVFDGNKKAFKEELEKIIK, translated from the coding sequence ATGAATTATGATTTTATAATTACGATTTTAGATGAACATAATGAATCAAGTATTTTATTAGCTGAAAAGTTAAAGCCTAAAGAGATAATTTATTTATATAAAAAGGATGAAGAATTAAAGGTTTTAAATTCATTGAGACAGTTTTATTTAAATAAATTTCCTAATTGCAATTTTAGTGATGAAAAATTAGGGAAGGATACTATTTCATCCATAGAAGAAATTATAAAGAGAATGAAAAGTAAAAATACAGCTATATGTTTAAATCAAGGGGATAAAAAGGATATTTTAATAATGTATACCCTAACATTAAAACATAATATAGATGGGTTTTTTCTGGATATACCTAAAGAGGAACTTTTAAAGTTAAATTTAGAAAGTGTACAATGTGAAAAGTGTAATTTCGTAGATTTAGATGTAGAAGACATCATAGACAGTATAGGAGCTTCTATTGTTGTGGATTCAACAGAAATTTCAGAGATAAATGTTATAGAGACCATGACTAACTATATAGCTGATAATTTAAACCTTTGGAAAAAGTATAAAATAAGATTAAGTGATAATTCTGTTTTTATCCATGATGAATCAAATCCTAGAATTATAAAAATAGATAAGGAATTATTGAGCAGAGAAGAAGTTATGCTTCTTGATAAAATACTTAACTTTTTAGAGAAAAATGGCCAAATAAAAGTAAAAGAATTAGAGCAATGTTTAAAGGTAACATTCCAAAATGAATTTATAAAAGGATTTATTTTTAAAAGTGGAACATGGCTTGAAGTTTTAACAAAAAATATTATTGAAGAAATAAAAAGCATTGATGATATAAAAAGTGGTTTATTATTTCTTTGGAATGATAAAGAATCTAGAGTTAAAAATGAGCTAGATGTTGTTGCCATAAAGGATTCAGTGCTTATTTGTGTTTCTTGTAAGGATTCAAAAAAATATGATGAAGTTGCCTTAAATGAATTAAATGTTTATTCTGAGCAATTAGGAGGAGAAAATGTAATAAAAATATTAGTAGCAACACACCCTCCAATTAAATCATCTATTTCAAAAAGAGCTAAAGAGATGGGAATAAATTTAGTTGTTTTTGATGGGAATAAAAAAGCATTTAAAGAAGAATTAGAAAAAATAATAAAATAA
- a CDS encoding phosphatidylserine decarboxylase, producing MIKIYNRKTKAYDVEQVAGLKYINWSYASPIGKSFLELFIKKKMFSKLYGNFCDSPLSKKKIKAFIDEFNIDMSLCNKNIDEFENFNDFFARTLTPEARPIDYSENILISPGDGRLSAFENIDLNKVVQIKGYTYSLKELIDDPKVAEEFEGGTCLILRLCPTDYHRFHFVDSGTCSESKKISGFYYSVNPIALNNVSELFCKNKREWSIFNSDNFGKILHVEVGATCVGTILQTYSPEKRVKKGEEKGYFKFGGSTTILFFKKDTIKIDSDIVEQTKLGFETKVNMGETIGHK from the coding sequence ATGATAAAAATTTATAACAGGAAAACAAAAGCTTATGATGTTGAGCAAGTAGCTGGTCTTAAATATATAAATTGGTCTTATGCATCTCCTATAGGAAAAAGCTTCTTAGAATTATTTATTAAAAAGAAGATGTTCTCAAAACTTTACGGAAATTTTTGTGACTCTCCTTTAAGTAAGAAAAAAATTAAAGCCTTTATTGATGAGTTTAATATTGATATGTCTCTTTGCAATAAAAATATAGATGAATTTGAAAACTTTAATGATTTCTTTGCAAGGACCTTAACTCCTGAAGCTAGACCTATTGATTATAGTGAGAATATTTTAATTTCTCCTGGAGATGGCAGATTATCTGCATTTGAAAATATAGATCTTAATAAAGTTGTTCAGATAAAAGGATATACATATTCTTTAAAAGAATTAATAGATGATCCTAAAGTAGCTGAAGAATTTGAAGGTGGAACTTGTCTTATACTAAGATTATGCCCAACTGACTATCATAGATTTCACTTCGTAGATAGTGGAACTTGTAGTGAAAGTAAGAAAATTTCAGGTTTTTATTATTCAGTTAATCCTATAGCTCTTAATAATGTATCTGAACTTTTCTGTAAGAACAAAAGAGAATGGTCTATTTTTAACTCTGATAATTTTGGTAAAATTCTTCATGTAGAAGTTGGTGCTACTTGTGTTGGTACAATACTTCAAACATATTCTCCTGAAAAGAGAGTAAAAAAAGGAGAAGAAAAAGGATACTTTAAGTTTGGTGGTTCAACTACTATCTTATTCTTTAAGAAAGATACTATAAAAATAGATAGTGATATAGTTGAACAAACTAAATTAGGTTTTGAAACTAAAGTTAATATGGGTGAAACTATTGGTCATAAATAG
- a CDS encoding DegV family protein: MKKFVIFTDSAADLPKSMVKDLDINYLGLICNINNTEYIDNIDSELTPKAFYNKLREGIMPSTSQVNSFRFVEAFEEYVKQGISILYLAFSSALSGTYNSSLIAREELLEKYPDADIKIVDTRAACLGQGLLVYYAAQMKKDGKSIDEIYSWVEENKNKLCHYFTVDSLDHLKRGGRISSTAAAIGSLLSIKPMLYVNDAGELHNFAKAKGRKKSLKMLFQELEKRIVNPNEQTIFIAHSDCIEDAETLAEMIREKYTVKDILIDYIGIVIGSHTGIGTLAVFFLGDTKEP; this comes from the coding sequence TTGAAAAAATTTGTTATATTTACTGATTCGGCAGCTGATCTGCCAAAAAGCATGGTAAAAGATTTAGATATTAATTATTTAGGACTTATATGTAATATTAATAATACAGAATATATTGATAATATTGATAGCGAATTAACTCCAAAAGCTTTCTATAATAAATTAAGAGAAGGTATCATGCCATCAACAAGTCAAGTAAACTCATTTAGATTTGTTGAAGCCTTTGAAGAATATGTTAAACAAGGGATCTCTATTTTATACTTAGCATTTTCATCAGCCCTAAGTGGAACATATAATAGTTCACTTATAGCTAGAGAGGAATTATTAGAAAAATATCCTGATGCTGATATAAAGATAGTAGATACTAGAGCTGCATGCTTAGGCCAAGGATTACTAGTTTATTATGCTGCTCAAATGAAAAAGGATGGAAAATCTATAGATGAAATCTACTCTTGGGTAGAAGAAAACAAAAATAAGTTATGTCATTACTTTACAGTAGATAGCTTAGATCATCTAAAAAGAGGGGGAAGAATTTCATCTACAGCAGCGGCTATTGGTAGCTTATTAAGTATAAAGCCAATGCTATATGTAAATGATGCAGGTGAACTTCATAACTTTGCTAAAGCTAAAGGAAGAAAAAAATCTTTAAAAATGTTATTCCAAGAGCTTGAAAAACGTATTGTAAACCCTAATGAGCAAACAATTTTTATCGCTCATAGTGATTGTATTGAAGATGCAGAGACTTTAGCAGAAATGATTAGAGAAAAATATACTGTAAAAGACATACTTATAGATTATATAGGAATAGTTATAGGTTCTCACACAGGTATAGGAACATTAGCTGTCTTCTTTTTAGGGGATACAAAAGAACCTTAA
- a CDS encoding TetR/AcrR family transcriptional regulator — MNRTKKAIFEAAINVFATSGYNGSTVDEIASKANVAKGTLYYNFKSKEEIFNFVISKGLEIWHEKLTDIENLEDEPIEKLKKLFKMQFELLYENRAFFKMVMSQLWGKETRQDELRNKITEYIEGIERILKEAISKKQIRECDISLLAHSLFGSLISTSLYELSRDKEFNVNKVIDEITINILDGIVIK; from the coding sequence ATGAATAGAACTAAGAAAGCTATTTTTGAAGCAGCTATAAACGTTTTTGCTACTTCAGGTTATAATGGATCAACTGTAGATGAAATTGCATCTAAAGCTAATGTTGCTAAGGGAACACTTTATTATAATTTTAAAAGTAAAGAGGAAATTTTTAATTTTGTAATTAGTAAAGGCTTAGAAATTTGGCATGAAAAATTAACTGATATAGAAAATTTAGAAGATGAGCCTATAGAAAAATTAAAAAAACTTTTTAAAATGCAATTTGAATTATTATATGAAAATAGAGCATTTTTTAAAATGGTAATGAGTCAGCTTTGGGGAAAAGAAACTAGGCAAGATGAACTAAGAAATAAAATAACTGAGTATATTGAAGGAATAGAGAGAATATTAAAAGAAGCTATTTCAAAAAAACAAATAAGAGAGTGTGATATTTCCTTACTAGCTCACAGTTTATTTGGAAGTCTTATATCAACATCACTATATGAATTAAGTAGAGATAAAGAGTTTAATGTTAATAAAGTTATAGATGAGATTACAATTAACATCTTAGATGGTATAGTTATAAAATAA
- a CDS encoding HlyC/CorC family transporter: MDPYTFQIVLLIVLIILSGFFSASETALMSLSRIRVRHMVDEEVKGAKLLEKLLEDPNKLLGGILIGNNIVNIGASSLASTLAFRIFGDGGVALATGVMTILVLIFGEITPKSLAKQNAEKVSLAVAPIINIVVTVFKPLVWLFSSVSSLIVRLLGGDLNKSEPFITEEELKTMVDVSEEEGVLEVEEKEMIFNVFEFGDLQVKDIMVQRVNVIAVNVTATYEEVLKVIKEQQFSRIPVYNESIDDIVGILNVKDLILLDSDEENFNVTEYMREPFRTFEFKKITELFAEMKTTRNHIAVVLDEYGGTVGIVTIEDLIEEIVGDIEDEYDERDKDIEVIKENEFVVDGSTRLSDLSDMIGFEIESEEFDSIGGYVIGSLGRMPKVGEEIKTNDFRVIVEELDRNRVKKVRVYTYKREKEES, from the coding sequence TTGGACCCATATACGTTTCAAATTGTGCTTCTTATTGTCTTGATAATTTTATCAGGATTTTTTTCAGCCTCAGAAACAGCTTTAATGTCTTTAAGCAGAATAAGAGTAAGGCATATGGTGGATGAAGAGGTAAAAGGAGCTAAGTTATTAGAAAAATTATTAGAAGACCCTAATAAATTATTAGGTGGAATCTTAATAGGAAATAATATAGTTAATATAGGTGCATCATCCTTAGCATCAACACTTGCTTTTAGGATATTTGGTGATGGTGGAGTTGCCTTAGCTACTGGAGTTATGACAATATTAGTATTAATCTTTGGAGAAATAACACCTAAATCCTTAGCTAAGCAAAATGCAGAGAAGGTTTCTTTAGCCGTAGCTCCTATAATAAATATAGTGGTTACAGTTTTCAAACCTCTTGTTTGGTTATTTTCTTCAGTATCATCCCTAATAGTAAGATTATTAGGTGGAGATTTAAATAAAAGTGAACCATTTATAACAGAGGAAGAATTAAAAACAATGGTTGATGTAAGTGAAGAAGAGGGAGTTCTTGAAGTTGAAGAAAAAGAAATGATATTCAATGTTTTTGAATTTGGAGATCTTCAAGTAAAAGATATAATGGTTCAAAGGGTAAATGTCATTGCAGTAAATGTTACAGCTACCTACGAAGAAGTATTAAAAGTAATAAAAGAACAACAATTTTCAAGAATACCAGTTTATAATGAATCAATAGATGATATTGTTGGTATTTTAAATGTTAAAGATTTAATTCTTTTAGATAGTGATGAGGAAAATTTCAATGTAACAGAATACATGAGAGAACCTTTTAGAACCTTTGAATTTAAAAAGATAACAGAACTATTTGCAGAGATGAAAACAACTAGAAATCACATAGCAGTAGTACTAGATGAATATGGTGGAACTGTTGGTATTGTTACTATTGAGGACTTAATAGAAGAAATCGTAGGAGATATTGAAGATGAATACGATGAGAGAGACAAAGATATAGAAGTTATCAAAGAAAATGAGTTCGTAGTAGATGGTAGCACAAGACTTTCTGACTTAAGTGATATGATAGGATTTGAAATAGAATCTGAGGAATTTGATTCTATTGGAGGATATGTAATAGGTTCTTTAGGAAGAATGCCTAAAGTTGGAGAGGAAATAAAAACTAATGACTTTAGAGTTATTGTTGAAGAATTAGATAGAAATAGGGTAAAAAAGGTTAGAGTTTACACATATAAACGAGAAAAAGAGGAGAGTTAA